A single region of the Oncorhynchus kisutch isolate 150728-3 linkage group LG30, Okis_V2, whole genome shotgun sequence genome encodes:
- the LOC109874826 gene encoding myosin light chain kinase 2, skeletal/cardiac muscle isoform X5 has translation MERFFKGRDIWLVSSMCLMASYLWHRLWDLLWYRRTAKESIPSNVQSKDHKGKDGKEKSSLSTKGLKTQKKKPPDTADTISLRKQALLLKEVQKLNRENAERSSSGHQQQPTPDGVLDLEAGSGMASEGLGSSQTGSLSPNLLDLILEGPKAPVTEEESLSEEEREAAGDGLKVEERKEEEEVIKKQEKEDHLSESKFKEEEREEELLKITEQPEEVRGAEEREGNKKEEDSAGPSEAADMSVKDLPPLPPSPEAPGETGSIPESCEVHNRSASSQSLEAAEQDQIEECSTSSKRRVAEEDLGVEDHKKSRVEGGAGEEYLRQGEKEQGERQEEEEGERPEDEDEGWGIFKADGVDIRVELKERMGKEKKPDQSTEVRQSTGEQFFIDKSSPPPAPFNHRMVSAKPNQISNFYTINRAEVLGGGRFGQVHKCMENSSGLTLAAKIIKARSQKEKEVVKNEITVMNQLDHANLIQLYAAYESRNDIILVLEYVDGGELFDRIIDENYTLMELDTVLFIRQICEGLQHMHKMYILHLDLKPENILCVSRVTNKIKIIDFGLARKYKPREKLRINFGTPEFLAPEVVNYEFVSFNTDMWSLGVITYMLLSGLCPFLGDDDNETLNNILACQWNFEEAEFTDISEEAKDFISKLLIINKSWRIGASEALRHPWLSDTVLHHRLHEKKNMCNRSRRSSCVPTTDS, from the exons TCAAAAGATCACAAGGGGAAGGATGGGAAGGAGAAGTCCAGTCTGAGCACAAAAGGTCTGAAAACACAGAAGAAGAAACCCCCAGATACAGCAG ACACCATCTCCCTGAGGAAGCAGGCGTTGCTGCTAAAGGAGGTTCAGAAGCTCAACAGGGAGAATGCAGAGAGATCATCATCAGGTCACCAGCAGCAGCCTACCCCTGATGGCGTCTTGGACCTGGAGGCTGGATCTGGAATGGCCTCAGAGGGGTTGGGGTCATCACAGACTGGGTCCCTCAGCCCGAACCTGCTGGACTTGATCCTCGAGGGCCCCAAGGCCCCTGTGACCGAAGAGGAGTCATtgtctgaggaggagagggaggcagcaggagatggactaaaagtggaggagaggaaggaggaagaggaggtcatAAAGAAGCAAGAGAAGGAAGACCACCTCAGTGAATCGAAGTTCAAGGAAGAGGAGCGAGAGGAAGAGCTGTTGAAAATCACTGAGCAGCCTGAGGAGgttagaggagcagaggagagagaggggaacaaaaAGGAGGAGGACAGTGCAGGCCCATCAGAAGCTGCTGATATGTCAGTTAAggatctccctcctctcccaccctcccctgAAGCTCCAGGAGAGACTGGCTCTATTCCAGAGAG TTGTGAAGTCCACAACCGAAGTGCCTCCTCTCAGTCTCTGGAAGCTGCAGAACAGGACCAGATTGAAGAGTGCAGCACCAGCAGTAAGCGTCGCGTGGCGGAGGAAGACCTGGGAGTGGAGGACCACAAGAAGAGTCGGGTggagggaggagcaggagaggaatATTTGAGGCAGGGGGAgaaggagcagggggagaggcaggaggaagaggaaggagaaagaccagaggatgaggatgagggatGGGGCATCTTCAAGGCAGACGGGGTGGATATCCGTGTGGAACTGAAGGAGAGGATGGGAAAAGAGAAGAAGCCGGATCAGTCTACAGAAGTCAGGCAGTCTACTGGGGAACAGTTCTTCATTG ATAAAAGCTCTCCTCCTCCGGCTCCATTCAACCATCGGATGGTGTCAGCCAAACCGAACCAGATCAGCAACTTCTACACCATCAACAGAGCAGAGGTTCTCGGAGG AGGTCGTTTTGGCCAGGTGCACAAATGCATGGAAAACTCCTCGGGTCTCACCCTGGCTGCCAAGATCATCAAAGCCCGGAGTCAGAAAGAGAAG GAGGTGGTGAAGAATGAGATCACGGTCATGAACCAGCTGGACCACGCCAACCTGATCCAGCTCTACGCCGCCTACGAGTCCAGGAACGACATCATCCTGGTGCTGGAATA tGTGGATGGAGGGGAGCTCTTTGACAGGATCATCGATGAGAACTACACTCTGATGGAGCTGGACACGGTGCTGTTCATCAGGCAGATCTGTGAGGGCCTGCAGCACATGCACAAGATGTACATCCTCCACCTGGACCTCAAG CCAGAGAATATTCTATGTGTGAGCAGAGTCACGAATAAAATTAAGATCATCGACTTTGGACTTGCCAGAAA ATACAAGCCCAGAGAGAAGTTACGAATAAATTTCGGCACCCCAGAGTTCCTGGCCCCAGAAGTTGTCAACTACGAATTTGTGTCATTCAACACCGACATGTGGAGCCTGGGAGTGATTACATATATGCT GCTAAGCGGTTTGTGTCCCTTCCTAGGTGACGACGACAATGAGACTTTGAATAACATTCTGGCCTGCCAGTGGAATTTTGAAGAGGCAGAATTTACAGACATCTCAGAGGAGGCCAAAGACTTCATCTCCAAACTCCTCATCATCAATAAAAG TTGGAGGATAGGTGCCTCTGAAGCGTTGAGACATCCTTGGCTCTCTGACACAGTCCTCCATCACCGTCTTCATGAAAAG AAGAACATGTGTAACCGCTCACGCAGATCTTCATGCGTACCCACCACAGATAGTTGA